One Pleurocapsa sp. PCC 7327 DNA segment encodes these proteins:
- a CDS encoding TM2 domain-containing protein, with amino-acid sequence MTQPNSSEANSKKIAAGICGILLGYFGVHKFILGYSTEGAIMLVVTLVGGLLTCGIASGVMGIIGLVEGIVYLTKTDEEFYNMYIANKKGWF; translated from the coding sequence ATGACACAACCTAATTCTAGTGAAGCCAATAGTAAGAAAATTGCTGCTGGCATCTGTGGTATTCTTTTAGGCTATTTTGGCGTTCATAAGTTTATTCTTGGATATTCTACTGAAGGCGCAATTATGCTAGTAGTGACTTTAGTAGGTGGATTACTTACTTGTGGGATTGCTTCAGGTGTCATGGGAATTATTGGATTAGTTGAAGGGATTGTTTACTTAACTAAAACCGATGAAGAATTTTACAATATGTATATAGCTAATAAGAAAGGCTGGTTCTAA
- a CDS encoding PhoH family protein — protein sequence MKKAFVIDTNLLLHDPNAMLRFEDNDVVLPITIIEELDRFKKQADVIGRNARQASRTLDKLRQQGHLTEGIPLDSGGTLRVALCDKKILQELPAELEGDSADNAILAVALQLKRQCQCPVVLVSKDINLRIKADALGLAAEDYKTDKVNVEGLYTGMGEVMVEAKEIEQLLKQGSLILNREFFPNQALTLIDSANPSHTALAVVDGASKRIVSLLKLPQSGISRIRPRNREQKFAFDLLLRDSIPLVTLVGKAGTGKTLLAIAAGLHKVADEKAYSRLLISRPVVPMGRDLGYLPGEVKEKLTPWMQPLYDNFDLIFGTQDPSDKPRHWRRGHEELIEFGLLEIEPLTYIRGRTLPKQFFVVDEAQNLTPHEVKTILTRAGEGTKVVLTGDIDQIDNPYVDAASNGLSCVVEKFKHDPLAGHITLLKGERSDLAERAASLL from the coding sequence ATGAAAAAAGCCTTTGTCATCGATACCAACCTGCTTCTACACGACCCAAACGCGATGCTGCGGTTCGAGGACAACGATGTCGTGCTTCCAATTACAATTATTGAAGAACTAGACCGATTTAAAAAGCAAGCCGACGTTATTGGCAGAAATGCTCGTCAGGCATCTCGTACTCTCGATAAATTACGTCAGCAAGGTCATCTAACTGAAGGCATTCCCCTCGATAGCGGCGGTACACTGCGAGTAGCTCTGTGCGACAAAAAGATTCTTCAGGAACTGCCTGCGGAACTAGAGGGAGATAGTGCAGACAATGCCATTCTCGCAGTAGCGCTACAACTCAAGCGCCAGTGCCAATGTCCGGTTGTGCTAGTTAGCAAAGATATCAACCTGCGCATCAAAGCCGATGCCTTGGGGCTAGCTGCCGAGGATTACAAAACCGATAAAGTCAATGTTGAAGGACTTTACACGGGCATGGGCGAGGTTATGGTAGAGGCGAAAGAAATCGAGCAACTGTTGAAACAAGGTTCTCTTATTCTAAATCGCGAGTTTTTTCCCAACCAAGCTCTAACTCTGATAGATAGTGCCAATCCTTCACATACAGCCCTTGCCGTAGTTGACGGAGCGAGTAAACGGATTGTCTCGCTGCTCAAACTTCCCCAGTCTGGCATCTCTCGCATTCGTCCCCGCAATCGCGAACAAAAATTTGCTTTCGATCTGTTGCTGCGCGATTCGATCCCATTGGTTACTTTAGTAGGTAAGGCGGGGACTGGTAAAACTTTACTGGCGATCGCGGCTGGATTGCATAAGGTAGCCGACGAAAAAGCCTACAGCAGGCTATTAATTTCTCGCCCCGTTGTGCCGATGGGTCGAGATTTAGGCTATCTGCCTGGAGAAGTCAAAGAAAAGCTGACTCCCTGGATGCAACCTCTCTATGACAATTTCGATCTCATCTTCGGCACTCAAGATCCCTCGGATAAACCCCGTCACTGGCGACGGGGACACGAGGAACTGATAGAATTTGGCTTGCTGGAGATCGAGCCACTCACTTATATTCGCGGTCGCACGCTGCCCAAGCAGTTTTTTGTCGTAGATGAGGCTCAGAACCTAACCCCCCATGAAGTCAAGACAATTCTCACCCGTGCCGGAGAAGGAACTAAAGTAGTACTGACTGGCGACATCGATCAAATCGATAACCCCTATGTAGATGCTGCCAGCAATGGTCTTAGTTGTGTGGTAGAGAAGTTTAAGCACGATCCCCTAGCCGGACATATTACCTTGCTTAAAGGCGAACGCTCCGATCTGGCGGAACGGGCAGCATCTTTGCTTTAG
- a CDS encoding glycosyl hydrolase family 57, translating to MIATVPSPNLPTQSELPNICGWEAEINAVVNHNEPIFLPTTNLRLENITAGFACALHMHQPTIPAGPNGELISNLQYMFEHSGEGDNHNAGVFAWCYSRMGDFIPELVSNGCNPRIMLDYSGNLLWGLHQMRREDIINNLKRIACDPQYQPYVEWLGTMWSHAVVPSTPIPDIKLHIQAWQQYFAAIFGYDALKRVKGFSPPEMHLPNHPDTLYEYIKALKECGYRWLLVQEHSVERLDGSGLRHEDKYVPNSLIARNSKGETISITALIKTQGSDTKLVAQMQPYHEAKGRGKQQIGNVSVPSCVTQIADGENGGVMMNEFPRDFQPVWYEIKDNGINTAGVVGINGTEYIELLEAAGVNPDDYPTCQAIGQHKIWQRVEPDKATPEAVEKAIAQLKQTDHQFHMDGASWTNNLSWVRGYENVLEPMNKLSAMFHEKYDPLVKQDPSVTKRPDYHEALLYNLLLQTSCFRYWGQGTWTDYAHTLYERGEALLKV from the coding sequence ATGATCGCAACAGTCCCATCTCCCAACCTGCCGACCCAATCGGAATTGCCGAATATTTGCGGTTGGGAAGCAGAAATTAATGCAGTCGTCAATCACAACGAACCGATCTTCTTACCCACAACAAACCTTCGCTTAGAAAACATTACGGCAGGATTTGCATGTGCCCTGCATATGCATCAACCCACCATTCCCGCTGGACCAAATGGCGAACTCATTAGCAATCTCCAATACATGTTCGAGCATTCCGGCGAGGGAGATAACCACAATGCGGGGGTTTTTGCCTGGTGTTATAGTCGCATGGGCGATTTCATTCCCGAACTAGTGAGTAATGGTTGCAATCCTCGCATCATGCTCGACTATTCGGGCAATCTGTTGTGGGGATTGCATCAGATGAGGCGAGAAGACATTATTAACAATCTTAAACGCATTGCTTGCGATCCCCAGTATCAACCCTATGTCGAATGGCTGGGGACGATGTGGAGTCATGCTGTCGTTCCTTCCACGCCCATTCCCGACATCAAATTACACATTCAGGCATGGCAACAGTACTTTGCTGCTATTTTTGGTTACGATGCCCTCAAGCGCGTCAAGGGCTTCTCGCCGCCAGAAATGCACCTACCCAACCATCCAGATACGCTCTACGAGTATATTAAGGCGCTTAAAGAATGCGGCTATCGTTGGCTATTGGTGCAGGAGCATTCAGTAGAACGCCTAGATGGTTCGGGGTTGCGGCATGAGGATAAATACGTTCCCAACAGCTTGATTGCCCGCAATTCCAAGGGGGAAACTATCAGCATCACGGCGTTGATTAAAACGCAAGGTTCGGATACGAAATTAGTCGCCCAGATGCAGCCCTATCACGAAGCGAAAGGACGGGGCAAGCAGCAAATTGGCAATGTAAGCGTTCCCAGTTGCGTCACTCAGATTGCCGATGGAGAAAATGGCGGCGTGATGATGAACGAATTTCCTCGCGATTTTCAACCCGTTTGGTATGAAATCAAAGATAATGGAATCAACACGGCAGGTGTTGTCGGCATCAACGGCACTGAATATATAGAACTGCTTGAAGCAGCAGGTGTCAATCCCGACGACTATCCGACTTGTCAGGCTATTGGGCAACACAAGATTTGGCAGCGAGTCGAACCGGATAAGGCTACGCCAGAAGCCGTGGAAAAGGCAATAGCACAATTGAAACAAACCGACCATCAATTCCATATGGATGGTGCCTCTTGGACAAATAATCTCAGTTGGGTTCGCGGTTATGAAAATGTTCTCGAACCAATGAATAAGTTGAGTGCCATGTTCCACGAAAAATATGACCCGTTGGTCAAGCAAGATCCCTCGGTAACGAAGCGTCCTGACTATCACGAAGCTTTGCTGTATAACCTGTTATTGCAAACCAGTTGCTTCCGTTACTGGGGACAAGGGACTTGGACGGATTATGCTCACACGCTTTACGAACGGGGCGAGGCGCTGTTGAAAGTGTAA
- a CDS encoding AtzE family amidohydrolase: protein MNVQTSDAIAIATAIRNGETTAKAVIESTLDRIAQRNSTLNCFTKITAEAAIAQAEQIDGAIAQGNDPGILAGVPFAVKNLFDIAGMTTLAGSKINAENPPASRDATAVARLKQAGAILVGSLNMDEYAYGFVTENAHYGATHNPHDLTRIAGGSSGGSAAAVAAGLVPISLGSDTNGSIRVPAALCGIFGLKPTYGRLSRAGTFLFSASLDCIGPFARSQRDIAAVFDILQGSDPRDPICTQRPPQPCFPELDRGIEGLRIAVADGYFTQGAELEAIEAVERVAQALGVAQRVIIPESHRARAAAYVITAVEGSNLHLKNLRSRPRDFDPATRDRFLAGALIPASWYVQAQRFRRWYRDRVREIFDRVDIILAPTTPCVAPPIGQEKMVIAGEEILVRPNLGRFTQPLSFIGLPILSFSILSGGKLPLGVQIVAAPYNESAILRVAAAIGNSFLMSSLRED from the coding sequence ATGAATGTGCAAACCTCCGACGCGATCGCGATCGCCACAGCAATTCGCAATGGCGAAACGACTGCCAAAGCCGTTATTGAGTCTACCCTCGATCGAATCGCCCAACGCAACTCAACCCTAAACTGTTTTACGAAGATTACTGCCGAAGCGGCAATCGCGCAAGCCGAACAGATCGACGGCGCGATCGCCCAAGGAAACGATCCCGGCATCCTTGCTGGCGTACCCTTTGCCGTGAAAAATCTCTTCGATATCGCTGGAATGACCACCCTGGCGGGTTCAAAAATCAATGCAGAAAATCCTCCCGCCAGTCGCGATGCAACTGCCGTCGCCCGACTCAAACAAGCGGGGGCTATCCTAGTGGGATCGTTAAATATGGACGAATACGCCTATGGCTTCGTCACGGAAAACGCTCACTATGGGGCGACGCACAATCCCCACGATCTGACTCGCATTGCTGGGGGATCGTCTGGCGGTTCTGCTGCCGCCGTTGCCGCAGGATTGGTTCCTATCTCTCTCGGTTCGGATACCAACGGTTCGATTCGGGTTCCCGCCGCCTTATGCGGGATCTTCGGCTTAAAACCGACCTACGGTCGTCTTTCTCGTGCGGGGACATTTTTATTTTCCGCCAGTTTGGATTGTATTGGACCGTTTGCGCGATCGCAGCGCGATATTGCTGCGGTTTTCGATATCTTGCAAGGAAGCGATCCCCGCGATCCGATTTGTACCCAACGCCCTCCCCAACCCTGCTTTCCCGAACTCGATCGCGGCATTGAAGGGTTGCGAATTGCCGTTGCCGACGGTTATTTTACTCAAGGAGCCGAACTAGAAGCAATAGAAGCCGTCGAACGGGTGGCGCAAGCGTTAGGAGTTGCCCAACGAGTAATCATACCAGAATCCCATCGCGCTAGGGCGGCGGCATATGTTATTACGGCAGTTGAAGGATCGAACTTGCATCTAAAAAATTTGCGATCGCGTCCCAGAGATTTCGATCCCGCCACAAGAGATCGCTTTTTAGCGGGTGCTTTGATTCCTGCCTCTTGGTACGTTCAAGCACAAAGATTTCGCCGCTGGTATCGCGATCGCGTTCGAGAAATTTTCGATCGCGTCGATATTATTCTCGCTCCCACTACACCTTGCGTCGCACCGCCTATCGGTCAAGAAAAAATGGTTATTGCGGGAGAAGAAATCTTAGTGCGTCCCAATTTGGGGCGTTTTACCCAACCGCTTTCGTTTATTGGTTTGCCTATCCTTTCATTTTCTATTTTGTCTGGTGGCAAGCTGCCATTAGGCGTGCAAATTGTCGCCGCACCCTACAATGAATCTGCCATACTCCGCGTTGCCGCCGCGATCGGCAATAGTTTTTTAATGTCTTCTTTACGGGAAGATTAA
- a CDS encoding DUF4089 domain-containing protein, giving the protein MNEKTLDVADYIERTAQLLDLSIAPEYLPGVIDNMTRIAAIATLVTEFELPEDLEAAPVFEP; this is encoded by the coding sequence ATGAACGAAAAAACGCTCGATGTTGCCGACTATATAGAACGAACGGCGCAATTGCTAGATTTATCCATTGCACCGGAATATCTTCCTGGAGTCATTGATAATATGACGAGGATTGCAGCGATCGCGACTTTGGTGACAGAATTTGAGTTACCAGAAGATCTCGAAGCCGCCCCGGTTTTTGAGCCATGA
- a CDS encoding class I SAM-dependent methyltransferase, which translates to MVIGDWEILVYKEEKSMETNVIELLEREQPMFHLKSLTQEVPNAENFFFKRGTTETQEFSRTFYTIGKDVLNYIASIVKPDYVTLETGGGYSTVVFATNAKEHICVNPDITANQLVKDWLRDRGYTCDNLYFIEDSSDRGLAKLALSKSSESIDVALIDGSHSFPFPIVDWHFIDLFLKAGGKLLVDDTQINSVKILSDFLLLEPSYKKIAEIGKCIVFEKTSDARAMGWLDQEINKRPLTGFSEPEVARKINPFKAFLQRIGIL; encoded by the coding sequence ATGGTTATTGGTGACTGGGAAATATTGGTATATAAAGAGGAAAAATCCATGGAAACTAATGTAATTGAATTACTTGAGAGAGAGCAGCCAATGTTTCATTTAAAAAGCTTGACTCAAGAAGTTCCAAATGCTGAGAATTTTTTCTTTAAACGAGGTACTACAGAGACACAAGAATTTTCTCGAACGTTTTATACGATTGGCAAAGATGTTTTGAATTATATTGCATCTATCGTCAAACCAGATTATGTCACTCTGGAAACTGGTGGAGGCTATTCTACCGTTGTATTTGCCACTAATGCTAAAGAGCATATTTGCGTCAATCCAGATATAACTGCTAATCAGTTAGTAAAAGATTGGTTGCGCGATCGCGGTTACACTTGCGATAATTTATACTTTATTGAAGATTCTTCGGATCGCGGATTGGCAAAACTAGCACTATCAAAATCATCAGAATCAATCGATGTCGCGCTAATCGATGGAAGTCATAGTTTTCCTTTTCCTATAGTAGATTGGCATTTTATAGACTTATTTTTAAAAGCTGGCGGCAAACTTCTTGTCGATGATACTCAAATTAACTCTGTCAAAATATTGAGCGATTTTTTATTGCTTGAGCCATCTTATAAAAAAATTGCTGAAATTGGTAAATGTATCGTTTTTGAAAAAACAAGCGATGCTAGAGCGATGGGATGGCTCGACCAAGAAATTAACAAGCGACCTTTGACAGGGTTTTCAGAGCCAGAAGTTGCTAGAAAGATAAATCCTTTCAAAGCATTTTTACAAAGAATTGGTATCCTTTGA
- the gnd gene encoding decarboxylating NADP(+)-dependent phosphogluconate dehydrogenase, with amino-acid sequence MNKRTFGVIGLAVMGENLALNVESRGFPIAVYNRTAAKTEEFMATRAQGKDVKAAYSLQEFVHALERPRKILVMVKAGAPVDAVIQDLKPLLEKGDMIIDGGNSLYEDTERRTKELEPTGLGFVGMGVSGGEEGALHGPSLMPGGTESAYRELEPILTKIAAQVEDGPCVTYIGPGGAGHYVKMVHNGIEYGDMQLIAEAYDLLKNTLGLNHQQLHEVFAEWNTTDELNSFLIEITADIFTYIDKETNLPLVDLILDSAGQKGTGRWTVFSALELGVSIPTIFAAVNARIMSAYKDERVAASKELTGPTGKYDGDTKSFINKIRDALYCSKMCSYAQGMALIAKASAEFNYNINLSECARIWKGGCIIRAGFLKKIQTAFNENPSLPNLLLAPEFKQTILDRQEAWREVLCIANKLGIAVPAFSASLDYFDSYRRDRLPQNLTQAQRDYFGAHTYERIDRPRGEFFHTEWTAK; translated from the coding sequence ATGAATAAGCGAACCTTCGGTGTAATCGGTCTAGCGGTAATGGGTGAAAACCTCGCCCTCAACGTAGAAAGTCGCGGTTTTCCCATCGCCGTCTACAATCGTACCGCCGCCAAAACAGAGGAATTCATGGCAACGAGGGCGCAAGGTAAGGACGTTAAAGCTGCCTATTCCCTCCAAGAATTCGTACATGCCCTGGAACGCCCCCGCAAAATCTTAGTTATGGTAAAAGCGGGTGCCCCCGTCGATGCAGTCATTCAAGACCTAAAACCCTTGCTCGAAAAGGGAGATATGATTATCGATGGCGGTAACTCCCTCTACGAAGATACGGAACGACGTACCAAAGAATTAGAACCTACTGGGTTGGGATTCGTTGGGATGGGGGTTAGTGGTGGCGAAGAAGGTGCCCTGCACGGCCCTAGTTTGATGCCAGGAGGCACGGAATCCGCCTACAGAGAGTTAGAACCCATTTTGACGAAAATCGCCGCTCAAGTAGAGGATGGTCCTTGCGTCACTTATATCGGACCCGGCGGTGCGGGTCACTATGTCAAGATGGTACACAATGGCATTGAGTACGGCGATATGCAACTCATTGCCGAAGCTTACGATTTGCTCAAAAATACTCTGGGACTCAATCATCAGCAACTTCACGAGGTTTTTGCCGAGTGGAATACAACCGACGAACTCAATTCATTTTTAATTGAAATTACGGCGGATATCTTCACCTACATCGACAAAGAGACGAATTTACCGCTAGTCGATTTGATTTTAGATTCAGCCGGACAGAAAGGAACGGGACGCTGGACTGTGTTTAGTGCCCTAGAATTGGGAGTCTCCATTCCCACGATTTTTGCGGCAGTCAACGCGCGTATCATGTCTGCTTACAAAGACGAACGGGTGGCTGCCTCGAAGGAACTGACTGGTCCTACGGGCAAATACGATGGGGATACTAAGTCATTTATCAACAAAATACGGGACGCTCTTTATTGCTCAAAGATGTGTTCTTATGCTCAGGGAATGGCATTGATTGCTAAAGCATCGGCTGAGTTTAACTACAATATCAATTTGTCTGAATGTGCCCGGATTTGGAAGGGAGGGTGTATTATTCGGGCTGGATTCCTGAAAAAGATTCAAACTGCCTTCAATGAGAATCCAAGCTTGCCCAATCTTCTTCTAGCGCCTGAATTTAAGCAAACTATTTTAGATCGGCAAGAAGCATGGCGAGAAGTTCTTTGTATCGCTAATAAGCTAGGAATTGCAGTTCCAGCATTTAGTGCTTCTTTAGATTATTTTGACAGCTATCGACGCGATCGCCTGCCACAAAATCTTACCCAAGCGCAACGAGATTATTTCGGTGCCCACACTTACGAACGCATCGATAGACCGAGGGGCGAGTTTTTCCATACGGAATGGACTGCTAAGTAG
- a CDS encoding DUF2752 domain-containing protein, with translation MLKFSASSLSPHALRVRAIELVLFASPLVGAYYYGYTEQSSPLFCPFKALTGIPCPGCGMTRSFIAIATGHIDKALDYHIFGIFLFLGFAIATIHLFLELLSKRKVITPFSKLIKHKKIQLLFLFLFLIYHLIRIHNLLKSGELAYGFYHSPLGKLIY, from the coding sequence ATGCTAAAGTTTTCTGCTTCTTCTCTATCTCCTCATGCCTTGCGAGTTCGCGCGATCGAGTTAGTTTTATTTGCATCACCTCTGGTGGGAGCTTACTATTATGGCTATACGGAGCAATCATCGCCTTTATTTTGTCCCTTCAAAGCTTTAACAGGAATTCCCTGTCCTGGATGTGGAATGACTCGTTCTTTTATCGCGATCGCGACGGGGCATATCGATAAAGCTTTGGATTACCATATCTTTGGGATTTTCTTATTTCTAGGATTTGCGATCGCTACAATTCATCTTTTCTTAGAACTTTTGAGCAAACGAAAAGTCATAACTCCCTTCAGCAAGCTGATTAAACATAAAAAAATCCAATTATTATTTCTTTTCCTGTTTTTAATCTACCATTTAATTCGCATTCACAATCTATTAAAATCTGGAGAACTAGCCTATGGCTTTTATCATTCTCCGCTAGGTAAATTAATTTACTAA
- a CDS encoding glycosyltransferase: MVAGITIQISAIICTFNRASYLRKAIQSSIAQTLDPSCYEILIIDNRSTDDTKRVVTEEFSHVSNLRYIYEPIQGLSQARNTGWQNARGEYVAYLDDDAIAYPQWLEKILEVFATVNPKPGAVGGKIEPIWEAPRPSWLSEGLAQGLTILDWSETPIFLESDRWLAGANVAYPKHLLQQMKGFDVNLGRKGSNLLSCEESLLHDRLKNNGYRLYYHPAVAVRHHIHASRLVKDWHIKRQYWNGVSISTALLYQIKLPLSVRLKKARSHLRNEILPLLKKMWLLRAQKNENEFFDLRCSLAYQLGYLYGLLRLAG; this comes from the coding sequence ATGGTAGCAGGCATAACCATTCAAATTTCTGCCATTATTTGTACCTTCAATCGTGCCTCATATTTGCGCAAGGCAATCCAAAGCTCGATCGCGCAGACTCTCGATCCCAGTTGCTACGAAATCTTAATTATAGATAACCGTTCGACAGACGATACTAAGAGAGTTGTCACCGAGGAGTTTTCCCACGTTTCCAATCTCCGCTATATCTACGAACCCATTCAAGGACTTTCACAAGCTCGCAATACAGGTTGGCAAAATGCGCGGGGAGAATATGTTGCCTATTTAGATGACGATGCGATCGCCTATCCCCAATGGTTGGAAAAAATTCTCGAAGTCTTTGCCACGGTTAACCCTAAACCAGGTGCTGTTGGCGGCAAGATCGAGCCTATTTGGGAAGCACCTCGACCTTCTTGGCTATCAGAGGGATTAGCGCAAGGATTGACGATATTAGATTGGTCGGAAACCCCTATCTTCTTAGAAAGCGATCGCTGGCTGGCAGGTGCTAACGTGGCTTATCCCAAACATCTGCTCCAACAAATGAAGGGCTTTGATGTTAATCTAGGTCGCAAAGGTAGCAATCTCCTGTCGTGCGAAGAATCCCTGTTGCACGATCGCTTAAAAAATAATGGCTATCGGCTTTATTACCATCCTGCCGTTGCTGTCAGACATCACATACATGCTTCTCGGCTGGTTAAGGATTGGCATATTAAAAGACAGTACTGGAACGGGGTATCTATATCGACGGCATTGCTATACCAAATTAAACTGCCTCTATCGGTGCGTTTGAAAAAAGCGCGATCGCATCTTAGAAATGAGATACTGCCACTGCTCAAAAAGATGTGGTTGCTGAGGGCACAAAAAAATGAGAATGAATTCTTCGATCTAAGATGTTCCCTCGCCTATCAACTGGGATATTTGTATGGGTTATTAAGATTAGCTGGTTGA